In Camelina sativa cultivar DH55 chromosome 13, Cs, whole genome shotgun sequence, the genomic window GATAAGAGTAGCAGGCAGAAGGAACACGACAGCTATTGGAGCCATGTAAAGGAGGAGATTCATGGAGTTGAGCTTTTCCCTTCAACACAACAATTTAGAATCTTTTTAGCAACACTCTTTAGGATATTCAAACTATTGCTACATAGACCTTTAAACAATCACACTGAGACAATGTCAGCCGTATCTTACCCTTCAGAAGAAAGCAAAATTCCTTGAAGTACTGATTTAAGTGCTCTCGCAGCTGTGGCTGCAATGCACATAAGGAATCCAAACAGGTGAAAGCTTGGCTCACCCTGAGACAACCAGAAATTAAGAAATGTCAAACAGAGAAAAGCACTCAGAGAAATAAAGAAGATATCAGAGGAAGCAAACACATCACAccgagaaagaacaaaaatttcCGCTAATCAAACATTATGAGCAACAAATGTTCATAAGGTGAAGAGAGGATGAGTGAAACACAGAATTCAGCGAGTCCAAacataaaacaatccaaaaaatTTCTAATGTGAAACGTAATTCAAAAATTTGTCAGAGCTTAAGAGCACGTATCATTGGCCATAAAATGAAACTGAACCAACACCATATTAAGCTCGTAATGACATCTAAGCTTCTTGCTCCAAAATTATACCTATGATGGCAGCCTATGAATTGAATCAACCAGAGCAATAGAAGCTCTAGTTCACGCTTTTACTTCACAACGAGAAAGAATCAATCAATTCCATCAAAatgcaatatttaaaaaaaaaggattcaacTTGGAGAGTGTTAGAGAGTTACCCCACTAGCAATAACAACACCAGTGACAACAGGGAGGAGAGTGAAGTAAGTCAACCAAGCCTCCCTCTTAAGGGTCATCAAGTAAGCAAACACAGCCGTGAAAAACGGGGTCGTAGCACCAATGGCTTGGTTAAACGAAACAGGGAGAAACCGAAGAGAGATGTTCCCAAAGACCACCGAAACACAAAAAACGAGACTTAGAGCAGAGATCTTGAAGAACTGGACACGGGATCGAATGGTCTGCATCGGAACCATCTTCAACCAAGCAATGGCGACGTAGCTGAGCAGGGAACAAGCAGTCATGTGACACATGGTGAGAAAGATTGGGTATTTGAAACCGTAGTTGCTGAGCAAGTACTTGTTCAGCAACAATACTCCAATGTTGGATGAGTACCAAGACGTGACTAGCCCGATTGTGAAAAACCGGCCATTCGTCGCCATCTTCATCTTCGATCTGAATGAGattcaaatctcaaaaaacCCTATTCCAAAAACTTTCGGGATTTTGGTGTGAATCGAAtctggacaaaaaaaaaagtatacagatatttttttaacgagtgatgatgatgatgatgatgacaatgtTTTATTCCATCGATCAGCTGAGAACTCTGGGTTTTAGGTTAGAACACGCGAATATGGCTGGAAACGAAGAACCCGGGTAAGAAAAaagttgggatttttttttggaggaagatgatgagaaagaagaagaagctgcaaaaaaaaaaaaaaaaaaNAAAAGGAGAGATCTTGCTTGGCTTAAAGCTGcaacctctctctctatctctcttcgTTCCAGTTTTTaagtgaacttttttttatttatttatttcagttttcaTGGTTTTTTTGGTGCGTTATGTATtgttttataaatgtaaaatttccagtttttctaattttattgactttttattttggttacttGAGATTTCAAAGTGTGGAGGAGAGATATGTGTTGTTGTAACAATGAAGAAAAGTAGCCTGTTGGTTTGGTTGACTTgtttagtaaattaattatactaCTTTTGTAAATGATTTACGTTTTGTGAATCAATCAAACTAGGACTAGTGCTATAATCCTTGGCTAGAGAACTCAATAAAATATCTACTTCAGTTTTAAGCATATTTTAATTGACTAAATTGCTGAATCGAACACgaatctttttaattaatgaatcaAGGAAGCGTTTGGTTAATCGGTTGGATCATCCTCCAGTTTCTTCTATTAAATCGGTCAAACATCTATTTAATTAGTTAGGCAGTCGAcgattataaattattttttttctacgaATACAAAAAGtattttcaggaaaaaaaaaagtcatctaATTGTTAATTAGCAGAAGTTTGGCAGAAAATTATgttgaaaaacttttaaaataaatttagcaAACCTTTTTGAGCAAGTGGGGGTGTGGAGTGGTAAAAAgaccaataacaaaaaaaaaagctttattaGCGGTGTAGCAAAGGGGTATTAGTATAGTTACAGTTTAGAATCGATGCATGAGCCTTAAGtcaaaacaatttataaaaaatgatagtGTATACTGTCTAGCAATTTAACTTGATTGTTACGATCATTCCTTGCCCCTTGGTATTTCTTTCTATTGGGTTTAGACTATAAATCCCTTTTTGTGAGATTGGGCTATACTGGATCAAATTCTCTGTTGTTGTCTGTGGACTCTATGGTCATCCCCAAGATTCCCCACCGGTTAAATTTGCAATAAAGCCTAGACGTAAACAACTTGATATATCCATCCATAAATTGCTACTTCTTCTATACAGAACCAATTTATATTTGGTATATAAATTTATGTCGAATCATCTTAATTTAGTCATgaagaaaattacaatatactatatttttgtcTAGTTATACAGTATTGAAAGTTacataaataacccaaatttttttttatatagaaacaGCTAAAATaatcttttagatttttattctGCCTTATCTggtttgaagttgttgtttATTATGGCGTTTTATATATGCTCTGTTTGTCTTTTATTGGACTcaattttatttcaataaaaCTTCTAtgatcacaaaaaaaagaaaaaaaaaaaaaaatcttttatctaAGTTGCTTAGTTTTTCTCCATTACTATATTGACAGTAAAAGATACTACGTAGTATCATTATCATCCAACGATATTGAATTATTCATTAATTTAGGTTAGGTGTATATACTTAAAAGAAGATATAATTAAAATCCCCAAGTGACGGTAATGACGAGAAATAAATGAGAGGTGGGTCTGTCTCTTTagctttgtttgtttaaataatGTTTATATATCAGATTCCCAGGTGAaccacaagagagagagagaagagtgtcTGGGAGAGAATCTGACGACGATCACTTAACTCCAAATCTCAGTGGTCATTTTACTCTTAACGTTTCAACaagaactctctctctttcaaggAGCTTCAGAGGCTTGATGATCACCTTCTCAAGTCTCATTTCGTAATTACATGAGGATTCCTCATCTGGGTCTCTACGAAAAATGGAATCTGTGCAGCCACCCCATCTCGAGACCCTTGTCTCTGCTCAAGTAATCCATGGTGGCTCCAACGAAGACAGAGAGCCTCCTCGTAGGAGCTCCGTTGCGGTGGAGGTGAAGGAAGGAGAGATAGTAGTCAAGGATGAAGAGAGGAGATCGAATGCGTCGGTATGTTCGGTGGAAGTAGATCTGGAGCTTGGAGGCCTGCCTGGGAATGCCGTGCAGTCTGACAGAGATTGTAGGATTTGTCACATGACCTTAGATGCAGCGAATCTTGAATCTGGTGTTCCCATTGAGCTTGGTTGTTCTTGTAAAGCTGATCTCGCTGCTGCTCATAAACACTGTGCTGAGACTTGGTTCAAGATCAAAGGAAACAAgtaagtttttatattattatccCCAAATTCAGATAATGATGGTTTGGTAGTTACTTCCCACTATGAGTACATAAAAATCTAACCTTTAAGATAGTTTTTTCCAAAGGCTAATACTATCCTTTATGAGTACATAAAAATCTAACCTTTAAGATAGTACATAACTTAGGAAAGTTTacttttttaagtgttttggTTATTGTCACTTTTGGCTTTCACTGTCTGCTTGATATGTTCCAGTTTTGAGACCAATTGTTTTCAGTTTAGAGACAaagctttgctttttttttcattttcttaaaccGTTGTGATGAGATTCATGGTTGGGTTGTTTTGCAGAATCTGTGAAGTATGCGGGTCGATTGCTGGTAATGTTGTTGGAACTGTTGAGGTGGAGTCTGAGGAAAGTCTTAATGAAGCAAATGGTGTAGTAGTGAATCAAGCGCTGAGAACATCTGGTCCACGATTGGCTGAAGCTAGAAGCTTCTGGCAAGGACACCGGTTCTTGAATTTCCTTTTAGCTTGTATGGTCTTTGCCTTTGTGATCTCATGGCTCTTCCACTTCAATGTCCCCTCTACATAGCTAGTAGAGATCTCTGGGAAAGGTATTTCAATCTTGTACCAATGCCTTTTTCCCACTTTTAAGTTTATTAAGGAAGACCAAGACCTAGAAGAGCGCATAATGCGATTGATTTGCGGGTTGTTGTTTCTGTCTTGAAAATGTAAATGTGTTTTGTGGTTCAGGATGATAATGTATATAGCTCTAGTCACACTCTAAAGCTTAATGCAATTGCAGTCTTGTGAAAGTCTCTTCTCTTATCTCATTGTGAAAATCTGATCACTTGCATTGCATTT contains:
- the LOC104734589 gene encoding uncharacterized protein LOC104734589; this encodes MESVQPPHLETLVSAQVIHGGSNEDREPPRRSSVAVEVKEGEIVVKDEERRSNASVCSVEVDLELGGLPGNAVQSDRDCRICHMTLDAANLESGVPIELGCSCKADLAAAHKHCAETWFKIKGNKICEVCGSIAGNVVGTVEVESEESLNEANGVVVNQALRTSGPRLAEARSFWQGHRFLNFLLACMVFAFVISWLFHFNVPST
- the LOC104734587 gene encoding probable sugar phosphate/phosphate translocator At5g05820 translates to MKMATNGRFFTIGLVTSWYSSNIGVLLLNKYLLSNYGFKYPIFLTMCHMTACSLLSYVAIAWLKMVPMQTIRSRVQFFKISALSLVFCVSVVFGNISLRFLPVSFNQAIGATTPFFTAVFAYLMTLKREAWLTYFTLLPVVTGVVIASGGEPSFHLFGFLMCIAATAARALKSVLQGILLSSEGEKLNSMNLLLYMAPIAVVFLLPATLIMEKNVVGITIALARDDFRIVWYLLFNSALAYFVNLTNFLVTKHTSALTLQVLGNAKGAVAVVVSILIFKNPVSVTGMLGYSLTVCGVILYSEAKKRSK